The nucleotide window tgagaaaaaggaattaaatggtacatatattttttcttcttttctttttttttagacaagaattgaaaaagaaaattaaaggaatacatatgatatatatatatatatataatattgtacATAGTACACATCACACATCGcaatattaaatatatatattatatatacaaataacattataagttatatttatatacgTTTATCatatcttatatatatatatatattgaattttacatattttcCTATACTATATAccaagaaaaaaaagaaattaaaaaaaagcCATAATGATAATGTATGTTGAAAAAGGTGACTCTATACcatatcatataaaataatatataaatatattattttgaatatatatatatatatatatacatatagaAGTACcaattcatatattaataaaacctttttattaaaataaataaaaaaaaaatatatatatatatacatataaaatatatatatcatatattgTAGTAATTTTTATAGGACATTGATTAATACGCCAAAACATACTGcacattatttatacaatatatacatatatatatatatatatatatatatttatatttatatttatatttatatttatatttatatatataaatacttACACATAacaatttaaatatatacaattcAGCTCACTGAAGTGTGCctaaatttatatatttaaaaaaaaaaaaaaaaaaaaaaaaacacttatcacatatttttatcaaaaaaagaggtcgaatatcatttttgtgggaggaaataaaaaaatataaaaaaaaaaaattgataatatgaaaatttcaagagattttatatttatatttaaacatcttaatatattaatattttattaaaaaggcaaaaaaaaaaaaaaaaattaaaaacatataGTAATATCATACacaaatttaaaaaaatgggTATGAGCTTGAACAAACCAATAAATAACACGAATGAAGCAAATAAAGGAgaagttaaaaaaaaaaaaatttgttGTGTTTGTTTAGAAACCAAAAAGTTAAGAGATGAATGTATTGTTAAATTGGGGGAAGAGCAGTGTAAGAAATTTATCGATGATCATAATAAATGCTTAAGGAGTGAAGGTTTTGATATTAAATAGATAtgttatatgtataaataaatatatatatatatatatatatatatatatatatatatatatatatttttatatttttgtaaattgttttcttttatttacaAACCAAAAAATTAATGTTATATGTGTGTACATATAAGTGTAGTAAACCTTTCAtttaaacataaaatagGATCACGTTTTCATCCTacatttgtatatatatatatataattatatatttatttatatatgtttattttatttattttattttttactttataaaa belongs to Plasmodium reichenowi strain SY57 chromosome 10, whole genome shotgun sequence and includes:
- a CDS encoding cytochrome c oxidase copper chaperone, putative, whose amino-acid sequence is MGMSLNKPINNTNEANKGEVKKKKICCVCLETKKLRDECIVKLGEEQCKKFIDDHNKCLRSEGFDIK